One Aegilops tauschii subsp. strangulata cultivar AL8/78 chromosome 7, Aet v6.0, whole genome shotgun sequence genomic window carries:
- the LOC109753315 gene encoding tyrosine-sulfated glycopeptide receptor 1-like, producing the protein MLPSPKNTMEELQLYNKTYSKVLHIHSLGLALVLLVFCLPSPTSSCTEQEKDSLLRFLAELSQDGGLSASWRNVTDCCKWEGIACRQDRTVIDVLLPSKGLEGHISRSLGALTGLQHLYLSDNSLSGGLPLELLSSSSIAVIDVSFNQLSGTLHELPSSTPIRPLQVLNISSNLFAGQFPCATWKAMENLMALNASNNSFTGKIPTRFCNNSSPSLTVLDLCFNKFSGSIPQGVGDCSKLRVLRTGDNYLSGTLPDELFNAISLEYLSFANNDLHGVLDTANTVNLRNLTTLDLGGNRFSRKIPDYIGQLKRLEEFHLNNNNMSGELPSALSNCTNLMTIDLKSNGLSGELTNVNFSNLPNLKKLDLWSSKFTGTVPESMYSCSNLTALRLSRNNLHGQLSSRIGNLKHLSFLSLSNNKFTNITNALHILQSSKNLTALFIGHNFWGEILSQDETIDGFKNLQVLSMQGCELSGRIPVWISRAANLQMLILSDNHLTGPIPGWITSL; encoded by the coding sequence ATGCTACCTTCACCAAAAAATACCATGGAGGAACTTCAGCTATACAACAAAACATACAGCAAGGTATTGCACATACATTCCCTTGGCCTTGCTCTTGTGTTGCTGGTCTTCTGTTTGCCCTCTCCTACCAGTTCCTGCACAGAGCAGGAGAAGGACTCCCTTCTCCGGTTCCTTGCCGAGCTCTCCCAAGACGGCGGCCTCTCCGCGTCATGGCGGAACGTCACAGATTGCTGCAAGTGGGAAGGGATCGCCTGCAGGCAAGACAGGACGGTCATCGACGTCTTACTGCCTTCCAAGGGCCTTGAGGGGCACATCTCACGGTCCCTTGGCGCCCTCACTGGGCTGCAGCACCTCTATCTCTCTGACAACTCGCTGTCCGGCGGTCTGCCGCTGGAATTACTGTCTTCCAGCAGCATTGCCGTCATTGATGTCAGCTTTAACCAGCTCAGCGGAACCCTACATGAGCTGCCATCTTCAACACCCATCAGGCCTCTGCAGGTACTAAACATCTCAAGCAACTTATTTGCAGGACAGTTTCCATGCGCCACATGGAAAGCAATGGAGAATCTGATGGCACTCAATGCCAGCAATAACAGCTTTACTGGGAAGATACCGACTCGATTCTGTAATAACAGCTCACCATCCCTCACTGTGCTTGATCTGTGTTTCAACAAATTTAGTGGCAGCATCCCCCAAGGAGTCGGTGATTGCTCCAAGCTGCGAGTGCTCAGAACCGGGGATAACTACCTCAGTGGGACGCTCCCGGATGAACTCTTCAATGCAATCTCGTTGGAATACCTATCTTTCGCAAACAATGATTTACATGGAGTTCTTGATACTGCAAACACAGTCAACCTCAGAAATCTCACAACCCTTGATCTTGGAGGGAACAGATTCAGCAGAAAGATTCCAGATTATATAGGTCAACTCAAGAGACTGGAGGAGTTCCATTTGAACAACAACAACATGTCAGGGGAGCTGCCATCTGCTCTCAgcaactgcacaaatttgatgaCAATTGACCTTAAAAGCAACGGACTTAGTGGAGAACTTACCAATGTCAATTTCTCCAACctgccgaatctaaaaaaattaGATCTTTGGTCCAGCAAATTCACCGGTACAGTTCCAGAAAGTATGTACTCATGCAGCAATCTGACAGCGCTGCGGCTGTCTAGAAACAACTTACATGGGCAGCTCTCATCAAGAATAGGTAATCTGAAGCATCTGTCCTTCTTGTCACTTTCTAATAACAAGTTCACAAACATAACAAATGCACTTCATATCCTTCAGAGCAGCAAGAATCTGACTGCACTGTTTATTGGGCACAACTTTTGGGGAGAGATCCTCTCACAGGATGAAACAATTGATGGTTTCAAAAATCTTCAGGTTCTCAGTATGCAAGGTTGTGAATTGTCCGGGAGAATACCTGTATGGATATCAAGGGCTGCAAACTTGCAGATGTTAATTTTATCTGACAATCATCTCACTGGACCAATACCAGGCTGGATCACCTCTCTATAA